One part of the Megachile rotundata isolate GNS110a chromosome 16, iyMegRotu1, whole genome shotgun sequence genome encodes these proteins:
- the LOC143266008 gene encoding uncharacterized protein LOC143266008, whose protein sequence is MRSPKVFQVSSDHWFISVEGTGKQYAKRIRGSSVQQIMQTRLLADPVNEDLQLRGRGKESGEGMPLYANQKATLKADRIRGREFRDRFADMNAPRCRTAAAITAAGTDDG, encoded by the coding sequence ATGCGCAGTCCCAAGGTTTTCCAGGTGTCTTCCGATCACTGGTTCATCAGCGTGGAGGGTACGGGGAAGCAATACGCCAAACGCATTCGAGGATCGAGCGTCCAGCAAATCATGCAGACCAGATTGTTGGCAGATCCTGTCAACGAGGACTTACAGTTACGCGGCCGAGGCAAGGAGAGCGGCGAAGGAATGCCTTTATATGCAAATCAGAAGGCTACGCTGAAGGCTGACCGCATCCGTGGCCGGGAGTTTAGGGATCGATTCGCAGATATGAATGCTCCTCGATGCCGGACTGCCGCTGCCATTACCGCTGCCGGGACCGATGACGGATGA